In Afipia sp. GAS231, a single window of DNA contains:
- a CDS encoding carbamoyltransferase C-terminal domain-containing protein — translation MELNPRIGPRHPKLAAAGFRAARWLAAKTMGAAGFHQLGSEFADARIAAIREKLSRGDTVYLAGLGAPGTHNSGVALVEVTRARGPRLIVNNEEERFSGNKHTTEYPRASIDAMVSALRGIGRDIGDIDAWLTSWDYPTLAGTLARSVLEELPQSLKLLRTTEAAGFESRRLEQMTRTPKILARQLGLSERVPLICLPHHDNHAWFSYAASPFTENGEPVAVAVLDGTGDQGSISLYVVENGAMRKLYCNDSMFDSLGAFYSVISSTQGGWTWLSSEGRYMGAAAWGDMNRASNPYYARLRNVLQFGDGGEVRINRAMANWYCDPFDHPYKPALTAILGEPLRPDQLWNPDAVLRVEDIHHRPDTRDRLDKAAATQLVFEDAMIHVTDHLLRVTGASRLVLTGGVALNAIGNMRLLEHFDEGWFAQAQQRKARLHLWVPPVPGDPGVTIGAAWLFAHLASAPRGAPMTHAFHCGLPPSADDITSALKADDIASERIGDVSTPQGRDAIADLMAFMVAQGGVIALHQGAAETGPRALGHRSILANPCDAEVRERLNERVKYREAIRPLAPMATLEAAQEYFDLLPGASDADYNAYNYMVLTAQSKPQARDKIPAVIHADGTGRIQIVREDDDPLTYAYLKALGRHIGVEVSVNTSFNVAGPIAQTPQQAIETLRRSKGLDVVLLVAGDGAVFAAWHGGERDSGRFTGWHPAWKSGRPN, via the coding sequence TTGGAACTGAACCCACGAATTGGTCCGCGACATCCAAAGCTCGCTGCCGCCGGATTCCGCGCCGCGCGCTGGCTGGCGGCGAAGACGATGGGGGCTGCGGGCTTTCATCAACTCGGCTCGGAATTCGCCGATGCGCGCATTGCCGCCATCCGCGAAAAACTTTCGCGCGGCGATACCGTCTATCTCGCGGGCCTCGGCGCGCCCGGCACGCACAATTCCGGCGTGGCGCTGGTCGAGGTGACCCGCGCGCGCGGACCACGCCTGATCGTCAACAACGAGGAAGAGCGCTTTTCCGGCAACAAGCACACGACAGAATATCCGCGCGCCTCGATCGACGCGATGGTCTCAGCGCTGCGCGGCATCGGCCGCGACATCGGCGACATCGACGCCTGGCTGACGAGCTGGGATTATCCGACGCTGGCGGGCACGCTGGCGCGCTCGGTGCTCGAGGAATTGCCGCAGAGCCTGAAACTGCTCCGCACCACGGAAGCCGCCGGCTTCGAGAGCCGCCGCCTCGAGCAGATGACCCGGACGCCGAAAATTCTGGCGCGCCAGCTTGGTCTATCGGAACGCGTGCCGCTGATCTGCCTGCCACACCACGACAACCACGCCTGGTTTTCCTATGCCGCCTCGCCGTTCACTGAGAACGGCGAACCGGTCGCGGTCGCCGTGCTCGACGGCACCGGCGACCAGGGCTCGATTTCGCTCTACGTCGTTGAAAACGGCGCGATGCGAAAACTCTATTGCAACGACAGCATGTTCGATTCACTCGGCGCGTTCTACAGCGTGATCTCGTCGACGCAGGGCGGTTGGACCTGGCTGTCCAGCGAAGGCCGCTATATGGGCGCCGCCGCCTGGGGCGACATGAACCGCGCCAGCAATCCGTACTATGCGCGGCTACGAAATGTCCTGCAGTTCGGCGACGGCGGCGAAGTGCGGATCAACCGCGCGATGGCCAACTGGTATTGCGATCCCTTCGATCACCCCTACAAGCCGGCTCTGACCGCCATCCTCGGCGAACCGCTCCGGCCCGACCAGCTCTGGAATCCGGATGCGGTGTTGCGGGTCGAGGACATCCATCATCGCCCCGACACCAGGGATCGCCTCGACAAGGCGGCGGCGACGCAACTGGTGTTCGAGGATGCGATGATCCATGTCACCGACCATCTGTTGCGCGTCACCGGTGCCAGCCGCCTGGTGCTGACCGGCGGCGTGGCGCTGAACGCAATCGGCAATATGCGGCTGCTCGAACATTTCGACGAGGGCTGGTTCGCCCAAGCGCAGCAGCGCAAGGCCCGCCTGCATCTATGGGTGCCGCCGGTGCCCGGCGATCCCGGCGTCACCATCGGCGCCGCCTGGCTGTTCGCGCATCTGGCAAGCGCGCCGCGCGGCGCGCCGATGACGCATGCGTTTCATTGCGGCCTGCCGCCATCGGCCGACGACATCACGTCCGCCCTCAAGGCCGATGACATTGCCTCGGAGCGCATTGGCGACGTCTCGACCCCGCAAGGCCGCGATGCTATCGCCGATCTGATGGCGTTCATGGTTGCCCAAGGCGGCGTGATCGCGCTGCATCAGGGTGCGGCCGAAACCGGCCCGCGCGCGCTCGGCCACCGCTCGATCCTCGCCAATCCCTGCGACGCTGAGGTGCGCGAGCGCCTCAACGAGCGCGTCAAATACCGCGAGGCCATACGTCCGCTGGCGCCGATGGCGACATTGGAAGCGGCACAGGAGTATTTCGATCTGCTGCCGGGCGCGTCGGACGCCGACTACAACGCCTACAATTACATGGTGCTGACGGCGCAATCGAAGCCGCAGGCGCGCGACAAGATTCCGGCGGTGATTCACGCTGACGGCACCGGCCGCATCCAGATCGTGCGCGAAGACGACGATCCCCTCACCTACGCCTACCTGAAGGCGCTCGGCCGTCACATCGGTGTGGAGGTATCGGTCAATACATCCTTCAACGTCGCAGGCCCGATCGCCCAGACGCCGCAGCAGGCGATCGAGACCCTGCGGCGCTCGAAAGGCCTCGACGTCGTGCTGCTGGTCGCCGGCGACGGCGCGGTATTTGCGGCGTGGCACGGCGGCGAGCGCGACAGCGGGCGGTTCACCGGGTGGCATCCAGCGTGGAAATCCGGCCGCCCCAACTAG
- a CDS encoding ABC transporter substrate-binding protein codes for MPVRSKNLLALTAFAVAAVVATSASAQKKYDAGATDSEIKIGNIMPYSGPASSYGVIGKTEAAFFKMVNDKGGIGGRKIDFISYDDAYSPPKAIEQARKLVESDEVLLIFQPLGTPSNSAIMKYMNAKKVPQLFVASGGTKFGDPKNFPWTMGFQPNYQSEGRIYAKYIRDNFPNSKIAVFWQNDDAGKDQFKGLKDGLGDKVNMIISDKSYEVSDPSIDSQIVALHDSGADIFFSWAAPKGSAQAIRKVGELNWKPKFFLANTATSVASVLKPAGLEYSKGIISTAYLKDPTDPTWDKDPAVVNWRAFMDKYYPDGDKTNANNLYGYVQAEAMMQVLKQCGDNLTRDNVMKQAASLKNFHSDLMLPGIMVNTSADDYFPIEQMQLMKFNGEAWELFGDVITGEVGHEMTR; via the coding sequence ATGCCGGTTCGTTCAAAAAACCTGTTGGCCCTGACGGCGTTTGCCGTCGCCGCTGTCGTTGCAACTTCGGCCAGTGCGCAGAAGAAATACGATGCCGGCGCCACCGATAGCGAAATCAAGATCGGCAACATCATGCCCTATAGCGGCCCGGCGTCGTCGTATGGCGTGATCGGCAAGACCGAAGCCGCGTTCTTCAAGATGGTCAACGACAAGGGCGGCATCGGCGGCCGCAAGATCGATTTCATCTCCTACGACGATGCCTACAGCCCGCCCAAGGCGATCGAGCAGGCGCGCAAGCTGGTCGAGAGCGACGAGGTGCTCCTGATTTTCCAGCCGCTCGGCACGCCCTCGAATTCGGCGATCATGAAATACATGAACGCCAAGAAGGTGCCGCAGCTCTTCGTGGCCTCGGGCGGCACCAAGTTCGGCGATCCCAAGAATTTTCCGTGGACCATGGGCTTTCAGCCCAACTACCAGAGCGAGGGGCGGATTTACGCAAAGTACATTCGCGACAATTTCCCCAACAGCAAGATCGCGGTGTTCTGGCAGAACGACGACGCCGGCAAGGACCAGTTCAAGGGCCTGAAGGACGGCCTCGGCGACAAGGTCAACATGATCATATCAGACAAGTCCTATGAGGTCAGCGATCCCTCGATCGATTCGCAGATCGTGGCGCTGCACGATTCCGGTGCCGACATCTTCTTCTCCTGGGCCGCGCCGAAGGGATCGGCGCAGGCGATCCGCAAGGTCGGCGAACTCAACTGGAAGCCGAAATTCTTCCTCGCCAATACCGCGACCTCGGTGGCCTCGGTGCTGAAGCCGGCCGGTCTCGAATATTCCAAGGGGATCATCTCGACGGCCTATCTGAAGGACCCGACCGATCCGACCTGGGACAAGGACCCGGCCGTGGTGAACTGGCGCGCCTTCATGGACAAGTATTATCCTGATGGCGACAAAACCAACGCCAACAACCTCTATGGCTATGTCCAGGCCGAGGCGATGATGCAGGTTCTCAAGCAATGCGGCGACAACCTGACGCGCGACAACGTCATGAAGCAGGCGGCCAGCCTGAAGAACTTCCACTCGGATCTGATGCTGCCGGGCATCATGGTCAATACGTCAGCCGACGATTACTTTCCGATCGAGCAGATGCAGTTGATGAAATTCAACGGCGAGGCCTGGGAACTGTTCGGTGACGTGATCACGGGCGAGGTCGGTCACGAGATGACCCGCTAG
- a CDS encoding GNAT family N-acetyltransferase translates to MTIRTEYLADQEMHLPQVAQWQHAQFGYLNPAGTLEQRVSRLRDALHRDRVPMALIAVSEEGELVGSASLLAATLTHQHLTPWLSSVFVPPEMRGRSIASALSLRAVDEAARLGFKTLYLFTPHNESLYARLGWKTFDRTVHNGQPLTLMERPIGA, encoded by the coding sequence ATGACGATCAGGACTGAATATCTTGCGGATCAGGAGATGCATCTTCCGCAAGTCGCCCAGTGGCAGCACGCGCAGTTCGGCTATCTGAATCCTGCCGGCACGCTCGAGCAGCGTGTCAGCAGGCTGCGCGACGCCTTGCACAGGGATCGTGTTCCAATGGCGCTGATCGCGGTTTCGGAGGAGGGGGAGCTTGTCGGGTCGGCAAGCCTTCTAGCTGCCACGTTGACCCACCAACATCTGACACCCTGGCTGTCGTCCGTATTCGTGCCGCCAGAAATGCGTGGCCGAAGCATCGCATCTGCGTTGTCGCTGCGCGCGGTCGATGAAGCGGCCCGTCTCGGATTCAAGACGCTCTATCTGTTCACGCCGCACAACGAATCGCTCTACGCGCGCCTGGGTTGGAAGACGTTCGACCGGACGGTTCACAACGGCCAGCCGCTCACCCTCATGGAACGCCCGATCGGGGCGTGA